TGATATATTCTACAATCACAGTCGTGACCTTGCTACCTTAGATTCTCAACTGTTTATTGCCGTGTTGATTAACCAGCTGACTGAAAAATAGTCGTCCAATGAACTGTTTAGTAACCGCCATTTTTCATGACCCTATTTCTGGCGCTTCTTCCACTGTGCTTGTTTTGTGACATCAAAATGATTCAGAGGGAAATAAAGTAGAAATGAAGTGATTCACTTCACAGTCTATACAATATAAGGTTACTCCGTGGTATGGACACGTACTGACCAGAACACAAAGCTGAGTCTGCACTAGACCTTTGACAGCACTTGTACAGGCTCGTCCACTGCTAAACGAAACACTTGCGTACAGAACATGTGCAGAATTCGCTCTCTCGCAAAAACATAGTGGCCTATGTTTGTATAATACTACCGGTGGTTGACAGTCACAACTATTTTAGACAGGTTAGTGCTATGTGCGAAGTATATTTTTAAGTTAACTGGCAGTTAAGCATTCAGCAACATGAAAAGGGCTCATTCAAATGATCCCTTTAACAGTGAACGATAGTGTGCGTACATCTTGTTTAGAAGACGTACATCGAGGTCCGCTACTTACGTAGTCGTGcgcaaagagggggggggggggcaggatggTGCCTAATTACTTAAGAGGGGGTGCAAAAGCAGCCCCATACATTGTCATATTTGAGGGGGGGGAGTCTGCGATGAGCCCTCGCTTTCTGAAAGTAAACGCTTCACGTGCCTTTGTCTACGGACGTATTTAGTACAGCGTCATCACCAACATCATCAAGCGACTTTCGTGTTATGAAATGACCCTCATAAATCATGAAGTGATTCTCTCACTGCGACCATTTCAGAGACGTAGCGAACTTTTCGGCGCAGGCTGTGAGTACGCGCATGCATCCCATCTACTACGCGATACCTGTGGTCGTGGCAGCGTCGTCCAACCTGATCATGCCCATCACGCTTCCCCTGGTGATCCTTCACGAGGTCGCCGATGTGCCCTTGCGACACCTGGTGGGTATCAACATGATCACTGTGCAGTCAAGGTCATTTGTGAGCCGGATGAATTTATAGTGAACAGAACAATGAGTGGAGTTACTTCGTGAATGTTAGATTTGTTCCCCCTAGGAAATCTGTCAGTAAAGCGGTGACCGAGGCAAATCGGTTCACATAAAAGTTTAGATTATGCGCAGATTGCGAGAATCGTGATGAAGCAGACATTCAGACATTCTTTGGTGAACCAAACAGAGCGCTTTGTGCAATTTTGTTTGTTAACCTCTGTCTGCCAGAGCaactttattgtattttttttatCAGCGCATAACTATATAGTTTACCTTAGAATGCGTTCACTCAAGATTATTACCAAAAAAATACAGAAGTgagacgtgctcctcggtggctcagtggttaacgcctcccACTCAAAAAATCAAAACTGAGCACGAATTTTCCAGACAACACGCTTTCTTATGCAAACGTGTGTGGTCTTGTCTTCCGTTTTCATCATTTAAGCATGTTGCATTCTTCGAAATGGAGACGAGTGTCTATACTGCTTCTTATTGTATACTTACAAAAGGCAAGATTTTAACGATGAAACCTCGTGGCGCAGGTGCTCGCAGGCTTGGCCATGAAGACGGCTCTGCTCTTCACGCTGATCATCTCAATGAACACGACCGCCCAGTACATCTTCTACATATCGCCAGCGGTCAGGGCACTCAACAGCACCAGCCCAGCCTCGCGCAATCAGGCGCCTCATTACTGAACACTGATGAATCGAAGCAAGCGACATTAGCGGCAGGACTTTGTGTTTCGAATTTCTTTTCAATAATCGAATATGTTACACCAAATCGGATGGCATAAAAATATAAGCTTCCGGAACACAGTAGAAACAATCAAATAATAGAGAGGTGACTTCATGTAAGTAATATTCATATTTTTATCGCACCACGTGCGACGAGCGCTTGGGGTTTCAGCGCTAGCTTCGGCCCAAATGTACACCATGCGTACAACCTACTTAGATTGTACAACAAGCGCGTTTTCTTCGTGTGGGGCGGGACATGTCGCGCGCTTGATGTTTTACACCTCAACCCTTCGTTACCTCACAGAACATCGCCAGATTTTCAATGCGGCATTAGCGGCATCATGCTTCAGACGTTATCTTCGTCGACATAGCCACGTGATATAAGAAAGAAACGTATGACTCTCTTGACTAGAAGAACGCATCTTAAGCCAATGTGACAACGTGTGTGCCCCTCGTCAGAAGCGAAGATTGTCGCTGAAAGTCTGGCAACATAGGTGTAAGAGCAATCCCATTCACTCATTTAGGAAAAGTGTGCATTCAGTAAGAAAAAGTAGCATGCCTCATAAACTGCCGAGTGGCGCAGTTCGTGCTTTCTGGTGGCGTTAATGTTTCTTTAGGATTTTTTTGTTATCAGAGTTTGTATGAATCAGATGCGCTACTGCAGAAATCCATTAAAAGCTATAATCCCCATAAATAATAACATCCCATTACATATTAAATCCTCAAAAATAATTTCATACTCTGTGAGAACGGTTGGAGTGGCTGTTTTAAACAAGCGCGAATGTTTTCTTCAGTCGTACAGGTACATTTCAGCAAGTTCTCTCGTGTACAGTCAGGAGTACTTCGTTATGGCCGCATTAGGCGTGAGGCCCACGAGACGGCTTTCAGCTTTTTCTTAGTAGAATACACCGagtactataaatcgttaacCACGGATTCTAAACacatggctttcagctctcccatagtaggacaccaagtactctaaatcgttaaccaagTTTTCTCAACACACAGGTGATGGCTACGAGCTAATTTGTACAGCATGTGACCTGAATGCTGTGTTTTGCTTGATAGGGCTCACGCcgtaatttttgtcaacacgGGCTCATCAAGTGTAAGGcaaacgggacggctttatgctctgccatagtagagttACACAGTATTGTGGAAAGGGCGCCTCCATTCCATTCCAGTTTCATTTCGGGGAATGAGAAGTTGTCGCAATTCCACTCCTTTGAATTctgccaattaaaaaaaaatgtcctttCTGCCCCACGTCCCAAATGCCCATGACCGGGCTGTTCAATTCCATTCTCGTAATTTCTCAACTTCGGAAAGGCATCTTTACAGTTTTATTCAGTTAAGAATAAATGCTCCATAGAGCTGACGTCAATAGAATAAACAAAAActtcaaaaaaatttttagcaGTGCCATTTTTGGGGCATTTTGGTAAAGTGAACTCGAAAACATATTGAGAGCTAACATATTAGGCGCATTGTTTTGTCGTCTCTCTTACATCCCTCTTTGTTAACGCTCTATATGTTTTTCAGCGTTTATTTCGGCTGAACAGATATTGACGCCTTGGAAGGGAAAGGATATTGCCAATCCGCGCCGGGAGTCTATGAAGGATAGTAGATGTTCTCGAGTTTGCATAAGAATGCAAGATACGTTACCAAATTCTAGGGCTAGAAGCTTGGTGACATATCTCGTGCAATACTCTACCCTGCTAATTCCTGTAGGGCAGCTCTATCGCTACCTATAGTATTTGCATGATCAGAATGTTCAAACGAATGGTGATGCCTTAAAATCGTGTCAGCTTAAATGTGGTAATGCAAAAGTGAAGGCAAAGCATATTTTTCTGCCGATAATAATAGCGTTCAGGAAGACCAAGCAGTTTTACCAGGTGTGGAGTGGTCGGGAATATGAAGGATACAAGGATATGCTTAAAGCAGAGCAAAACCTTCAAGATTTCTTTGTATTAGTTGGAACAGTGCACCGCCCGGGCACCTTGTGCCTTTGCATCGAATACGCAACACTGGAACGCAGGTGTCTCGCTTGTCAAGCGCACCTCGCAAGTATGAATGGGGTGAAAACTTGTGTTCGCTAGTGCGCAGGTATGTAACCTCTTCATTTGTCGCAAAGGTTATTTAATTCTGTCGGGTACTGAACTGCTGATGGGATAAAGTTCAGGCTGTACTTAGGGTATCAGTAGGAACCAACGTGCACGGATAACTTGTTTCTCCCTTCAGTATCTGCTGCTCTAATGCACGTGTTTGTACACTAACTTATCCTTCGGTTTCTCTTTCACAAATAGGCAGATCATTCATACTTTTACATCATGCCTACTCTCTGCTCTGGCTTGGCTCTGGCCAACTAAAAGTGCAGCCAGAGAATGCGTAGTGATATCCAGACTTCAATAAATATAttgagttttaacgtcccaaaactatcatatgacTATGCGTCACGAAACAAAGTGCCGTGGGtgcgttggtttttttttctgcattgtccacTTGAAAATACGTAGCCAAGTTCGCCGAAAAGCTGAAATATTATCCTCGAGCTTACGTATTTGGGGTACGGCCTTCGtacgctcgcacgatcactcggCGCGTCCATGgacgaaacagccagctggccCACTTCGcctcgagaacgatgcaaggtgagctgccgTGATGTTGACGTTTTAACAAGCTCACGTATTTTTAGTACGTGCGAAATTCAGTCAAAATAAATTACgcgaaagtgatcgtgtccccaaaagagctCGAGGATATATACCTTTATGTTTTGCTAAAGTTTAGACATGCGCATACGTATCGATTGTTACCAAGAGTTCGCGTCGTCTCAAAATCTTCTGCATGACACGTTTTCGACTCATTTTGGATCTTGCCTGGGCTTGTTTTCTCCCCCTAAGTGGCACCTAACAAACGTCATGTATACCGACTTTGATTCGACCTACTTGGTCATAACCGTACATACTGCGCGGCATTATTACGAAAAGGTGGAAAAAGACAAAACCGACAATGAAATATCATtcttacgtaaaaatgacaccaGGCGGGTTTTATTCGAATCTATGTTGACACTGATGCGTATAGCGTCGACTAAGATTGAGGACAACACGCACAATCAACAGACGACTTCCTCTTTGTCGTCTTCTTTTACCCCTGCGGTAAAAGTGCCGTCTCGGTGCAGATCAAATGCGGTCTTCATAAGGCatgtggtaaggttttagcctgctgacgtgcacaacttCACTGGCTGTGGTTGCAGCCAGGCTCGTGGtttcagatgcaggaatgatctcataggtgacgtcggttacctggcaaATGATACGGTAaagacccatgtagcgagacaacaacttctataataagccaactcgacgaactgggcaccacaggattATTCTCCACTGCTAATAAGGATGTGTCATTGTAAGTAAGAGAATGTGCTTCATTCGCTCGATGGCTTACACAAATCGAATACGTAGTATTGCCGTGGCATCTTGCCCATGTTCAAATAACGCGCCTTCACTGGTGAGCACAGGGTATGTACGCGCAGAAAACATCGTAGCACGAGCTGCTGACAGGATTCAGCTCGTATGCGCCACGCGCTCAGACCTTAcgcagagagaaaaaagaagacagcCGACTTTTTTTTACGTGTTCGACTGACGCGCAGTTTAGCTACCATATTCACTTCAAGTTGTGGGCACAGCTTCGCGCATGATACGTTTGTTTGACTCGTCCATGTACTTCAGCATCGCTACAGTATTTTATACGGACTATAACTGAACACTTGCTAAGGGCACCTCATTTATACACACCAATGCTTTCCaggctgctgccaatttatgtcCACTCGAATGCTGAGCCTCCAAAGAGGGGCTCTGGAAGTAAAGGCGTTTTTACTCCACGGGGCCTATACTCTTCTAGAAATGCAATAAGAATGATAATACTGAGCGCGTGTGTTaacattattttttgtgtgcCGCAAAATGGCTCGCAGGAGGTTTTATAGCCCACACAAGCACACAAAATATTTCATAAACGACTGTCTGGATGGTTCACAAAAGAATGTATAGTCCAGCGTTAATAAAATGCAATAAAAGGCAGGCCGAACAAACGTATGACGCAAGAGAAATCATTTTTTATCAACGTAAGTGCTCatgaaaatattaaaataaataagtaaaaagaGAACAATATGTGTTCACTTGATCATACATGGAGGCTCCTTCGACAGTATATCCAGCTATAGGCTGCTAGGTGGACGGGCCGTTAGTGTGCGTGTCTTGGAAGACGACGCCGAGACGGCTCCCGATGACCTTCGGCGGGTTTTGAGTGGGTGTTTGATCGTCTTGATGGTGGAAGACAGTGACGCCAGGATTGCTTCCTTCCTTTCCTTTTCGCTGCTGCAGCAAGACTTCTCCTTTTTCCTGGCAAATATCTCGGGCAGCCACTGGATGGAAACGGCGCTCAACAAAGCGAACGCAGCCACCGCCACATCGAGCGGAATGTCAGCTTCATTGGCACCACCCCAGAGCACCACAATAACGGAGGCCACGATGACATGACCCCTACGCGACCGAATGCGTAGGAGATAGTGAGGCCTATGCTCCGCACGGTAGTGGGGAAGACCTCCACCGTGTAGCCGTAGTTGACGCTTAGCGCTGCGGACGCCAGGCTCTCGACGACGAGAACGACTGCTGAGGATAGCTGGCCCGCCATCGTCACGGACACGGCAGCGTGAGTGACCGCGGAGGCGCACAGAAAGGCGAGCAGTATCGAGAGCGTCTCCCGCTGTCCGTGGTCGCTGATGTACCAACAGACGCTGGCGTAGAGCAACGCCTGGACGACCATGTGTATTGTGCGCCACACGTGTCTGGTATAGGCGTTCTGAAGGACGAAACCGTAGTAGGCGAGGTTCACGCTGAACCAGGACGGCAGGACAGACATGACGCCCCAACGGAACAGAGGCTCGTGCATGAACATGTCGCTGCCGCCGATGGTCATGACAAACTGTTTGGAGGCGTCGCGCCTTCGGATGTGAGCGACGAGTGCCCGGAAGGCTTCTCGCGCCGTGTGCGCACTCAGGCCGTTACTGGTGGCAGCGGCCACGGCGGCTGCTTCCGCGGCGTGAGGATTTCCCGTCGAGAGAAGCCAGGCGGGTGACTCGTCGAGAAGGAAGCACCAGAAAACGAGCATGAACGTGGGCAACAGCAGCTCTAGGTGCGCCATAACCCAGTGGGGCTCCTGAATGGAGAGAACGTACAAGGCTGGCGGCACCAGGGTCGTGCCGAGCGCTGCGTCCAGGACGCCGTAGGTCGCCCGGTTCTGGTTGCCGGTCACCTCGTAGATGAGGATGAACATGAGCACCTGAACCGAGCAGCTGGCCGCGGAGAGAAAGAACCGGGTCACAAGGAACATGAAGAACGTTTGCGCAACGCTGCACGCCACGCTGCATGCCAGCAGGCAAATCACACTGCCCAATATGGCCAGCTGGTGGCCGATCCGGTCGGACACGAACCCGGCGGCTGGCACGAGCAATGCGGCTACCAACATGTTGGCAATCTTGGTGAACTTGTAGAGCCAGCGTTTGTTGCAGACGAGGTCCCAGCGGCTCACGATGCTGTCACTGACGTCTTGGGTGTCGTAATTCCAACAGTATCTTGAAATCACGGAGCGTATCTCCACGGCATTGTCCGGCTGGGAGAATAAGGAATATATCTTGCCTATTAAAATATATCTAGGCTTGTAAGACTGCAAGTTAGGGTATTTCAATTAGGGCCTTTCAAAGCAGGTACGTTATCTAGGTAAAGCCTGGCCGACAAAAAGAAAAGTAGCCAACTTTTCCGCACTTATAAAGGCAACCCCGCTTGTGAAGCAATGGTTCTTCAGAATAAACAAACAGAGAAGCACTATTCTTGGCAAACTGATCTACATCACCGGGTTGATAGAACATTGATGATGGAGCATCCGATGCATTActccaaggtcgcaggtttggtccctgccagCGAAAAGGTTTTTTTCGTCCACATTTGTGTCTTCACAATCATGCATTAGAAATACTAGTAATACCGTCCTCTATACTATCCTTGTAATCCTTGTCTGTTCTTATTAATACTCTGTCTGTGTAGTTTGTGCCATCTCTATTTTGTAATTGTACTACATACCAAGATAAAAAAACAGATTTAGGAGACCTTTTGTAGTGAATTTGGTGGAGGCATGGTGATTCACGCGTGCATTACCCTGTATCGGGACTCACAAGTAACTCAGCGCAATAAGCACAGTAGGCGTTGGTTACCTACAATTAAATATGCACATGACCTTCGTCCATATAAAACACTGACCGTGTGCAGTTTCTGCAAAGTGGTGCTTTTTCAATTCTTTAGCAGAGTAGTCAGCCGCATGCACACTTATAAGGTTTTCATCAACTGAGGGAGTAATAGCACGGCTCCAAGAGGATGCATTGTTTGTTTAGTGGTGTATTCAAGAGTGAACTTGTCGCTACCATGTACACTACAATATTAACTGACAAGATGGAAACGTTCTATATTATAGATGTCTTATGATAATAAACTTTGAAGAAATTATCTGTAGGGTGAAGGTGTAGTAATAGCTAAACAACGTATTGAGCTGATGGGCATTCCCGAGCTTATCACGAAGAACCAAATGTTAGTTGTAGGTGACGAGAGCCATAAATTCGGGAGCACGCTACTTGGTGACATGTAAGACGCGTCTCTTTCATTGGGCAGTAGTACTGCTACAGAGTATTCTATTTGCAGGCTTATCGCGGCAGATCAGTCAGAAAAAATACAGATTTATTAGACTTTCCTGCTAGTTGCGGGTGCAGAGCAAAAAAACGAGAATAATTACGATATTGTTCCGACTTCAACAGTACGCAGATCCTTCTGTAGGAAAGctttctgtcaattttttttttcatttgcccgTGAAAGAACAGGGCTTGCCGTTTAGTTTCCGCTTTTGGTGAATCACTAGCCTCAGGCTGCATAAAAATCGTGTAACTTCTAACAAATCAGGCGcccaataataaaaaaaggttTGTTCTAAAAAAACCCACTGTGCCATCGTTGCAACAATTTAAGGAGAAAGTCTACACTTGCCAACGCATTATGTTATACAATCCGTGGCCAAACATCCTGCAAGCCATAGCGAGCCATAGCATGAGAGAAACACAATAATTTACCCTAACGTCTACCGACTGCAGTGTTTGTCTCGAATGAATCTTTCTGTATCTTGCGTGAACGTGCACTACTTAGGCAGTCATCTCTCTTTTGACCAAGCCACAATGCAATATGAAAAAGTGACGTGATTATTGCGTCATTATGACGATAAAACATGCCATCATGATGACGGCACATGGTCACGTCACGACATAAGGTCGTTAAGGGCATAGAAAACGCGGACATTCGTGCCACTTCCTTCACTTGCCGCTTATCGCTAAGGGGCCGCGCAAGGATGCCACCAAGACTTCGCTTAATGTCAAGCAAGTCGAGAAGCCCAACTGCGACAGCAATGCTTAGGGTAGTGTGTAAAAATGCTGGCATTATAAAAAAATAAGTACTATAACACGTCATTAACCTTCAACTGGGTTCAGTGAACGAGTTAAGACTATGCAGTTACCAATGGTCGGTGATGTATTAGATCACCGGTATTTGCACCCTTTTTTATCTAAATCTGGAAGTAGCCC
The sequence above is drawn from the Rhipicephalus microplus isolate Deutch F79 chromosome 3, USDA_Rmic, whole genome shotgun sequence genome and encodes:
- the LOC119185040 gene encoding solute carrier family 22 member 7, coding for MPREDTLRSAKDDAKAQETGAATHPVSSAPTFVLVSDTRMFIQENVYAILGHGNFQRRLLFTGMLSVTVLLLHAFANFLIGRDVDHWCRQPDDLSHVSGETWRNTAIPIEADGSHSRCTVYHPAMPTPDNAVEIRSVISRYCWNYDTQDVSDSIVSRWDLVCNKRWLYKFTKIANMLVAALLVPAAGFVSDRIGHQLAILGSVICLLACSVACSVAQTFFMFLVTRFFLSAASCSVQVLMFILIYEVTGNQNRATYGVLDAALGTTLVPPALYVLSIQEPHWVMAHLELLLPTFMLVFWCFLLDESPAWLLSTGNPHAAEAAAVAAATSNGLSAHTAREAFRALVAHIRRRDASKQFVMTIGGSDMFMHEPLFRWGVMSVLPSWFSVNLAYYGFVLQNAYTRHVWRTIHMVVQALLYASVCWYISDHGQRETLSILLAFLCASAVTHAAVSVTMAGQLSSAVVLVVESLASAALSVNYGYTVEVFPTTVTDVTYEIIPASETTSLAATTASEVVHVSRLKPYHMPYEDRI